A section of the Pimelobacter simplex genome encodes:
- the rocD gene encoding ornithine--oxo-acid transaminase, with translation MTTTTAVSSTPGTTPPEGAGQGSTEAHLALTEAHAAHNYHPLPVVLASGEGAWVTDVEGNRYLDCLAGYSALNFGHGHPRLVARAAAQLQRLTLTSRAFFNDQLGPFAQALAGLTGKDMVLPMNSGAEAVETAIKVSRKWGYQVKGVTPGTAKIITMHGNFHGRTTTIVSFSDDDEATADYGPFTPGFVSVPYGDIDAVAAAIDDSTVAVLFEPIQGEGGVVVPAEGFLPALRALCTERNVLMVADEIQSGLARTGRTFACDHDDVVPDIYVLGKALGGGLYPVSAIAADRAVLDVVRPGTHGSTFGGNPLAAAIGHEVVQLLATGEFQERAQVLGARLEAGLRELIGSGLVAVRVRGLWAGVDVDPSLLTGRQVCEGLMRHGILAKDTHGSTVRFAPPLVATESDIDLLVTTLRTVLEEARR, from the coding sequence ATGACGACGACCACCGCTGTGTCCAGCACGCCCGGGACGACGCCGCCGGAGGGCGCCGGCCAGGGCTCGACCGAGGCCCACCTCGCGCTGACCGAGGCGCACGCCGCGCACAACTACCACCCGCTCCCGGTGGTGCTCGCCTCCGGCGAGGGCGCCTGGGTGACCGACGTCGAGGGCAACCGCTACCTCGACTGCCTCGCGGGCTACTCCGCGCTCAACTTCGGCCACGGCCACCCGCGTCTGGTCGCGCGCGCCGCCGCCCAGCTCCAGCGCCTCACCCTGACCAGCCGGGCGTTCTTCAACGACCAGCTCGGCCCGTTCGCGCAGGCGCTCGCCGGGCTCACCGGCAAGGACATGGTGCTGCCGATGAACTCCGGCGCCGAGGCCGTCGAGACCGCGATCAAGGTCAGCCGCAAGTGGGGCTACCAGGTCAAGGGCGTCACGCCGGGCACGGCGAAGATCATCACGATGCACGGCAACTTCCACGGCCGGACCACGACGATCGTCAGCTTCTCCGACGACGACGAGGCGACCGCGGACTACGGCCCGTTCACGCCCGGCTTCGTCAGCGTCCCCTACGGCGACATCGACGCCGTCGCCGCGGCGATCGACGACTCGACCGTCGCCGTGCTCTTCGAGCCGATCCAGGGCGAGGGGGGCGTCGTCGTCCCGGCGGAGGGCTTCCTGCCGGCGCTGCGCGCGCTGTGCACCGAGCGCAACGTGCTCATGGTCGCCGACGAGATCCAGTCCGGCCTGGCCCGCACGGGACGCACCTTCGCCTGCGACCACGACGACGTCGTCCCGGACATCTACGTGCTCGGCAAGGCGCTCGGCGGCGGGCTCTACCCCGTCTCCGCCATCGCCGCGGACCGTGCCGTGCTGGACGTCGTCCGGCCGGGGACGCACGGCTCGACCTTCGGCGGCAACCCGCTCGCCGCGGCGATCGGGCACGAGGTCGTCCAGCTGCTCGCCACCGGCGAGTTCCAGGAGCGCGCCCAGGTGCTCGGCGCCCGCCTCGAGGCCGGACTGCGCGAGCTGATCGGCAGCGGCCTGGTCGCCGTACGGGTGCGGGGGCTGTGGGCCGGCGTGGACGTCGACCCGAGCCTGCTCACCGGCCGCCAGGTCTGCGAGGGCCTGATGAGGCACGGGATCCTGGCCAAGGACACGCACGGCTCGACGGTGCGCTTCGCGCCGCCGCTGGTCGCCACCGAGTCCGACATCGACCTGCTCGTCACCACGCTGCGCACCGTGCTGGAGGAAGCGCGCCGATGA
- the pruA gene encoding L-glutamate gamma-semialdehyde dehydrogenase, with the protein MDSITRVPAPVNEPVLDYAPGSPERAALNAALADLASRSEELPHVIGGRPVTGTGAPIEVRSPHDHKLLLGTLRNATTEDAHAAVAAARTAAPAWRALPYDERAAVFLRAADLLAGPWRARLVAATMLGQSKTSYQAEIDAACELIDFWRFNVHFGREVLAEQPVANSTGIWNRTDHRPLEGFVYAITPFNFTAIAANLPTAPALMGNTVVWKPSPTQQRAASLTMDLLREAGLPPGVINMVTGNGLAVSEVVLDQPDLAGIHFTGSTPTFRHLWRETAQRLDTYASYPRLVGETGGKDFVLAAPDADPVALRTALIRGSFEYQGQKCSAASRAYVPSSLWEQIRDDLAETVDALPMGDVRDHRNFIGAVIDERAFAKHRAVLDEAQADPKVEVVAGGTYDDSKGWFVRPTVLRIDDPEHPAFSTEFFGPILAVHVYDDSLPGALDAIADLVDATSPYALTGAVFATDRTVVHRLSERLRFAAGNFYVNDKPTGAVVGQQPFGGGRASGTNDKAGAATNLLRWTSPRSIKETFVPAVDHAYPHMQDPREVDLTDRVW; encoded by the coding sequence GTGGACTCGATCACCCGTGTGCCGGCGCCCGTCAACGAGCCGGTGCTCGACTACGCCCCCGGCAGCCCCGAGCGCGCCGCGCTCAACGCCGCTCTCGCCGACCTGGCGAGCCGCTCCGAGGAGCTCCCCCACGTCATCGGCGGCCGGCCGGTCACCGGCACGGGCGCGCCGATCGAGGTCCGCTCGCCCCATGACCACAAGCTGCTCCTGGGCACCCTGCGCAACGCCACCACGGAGGACGCGCACGCCGCCGTCGCCGCCGCCCGCACCGCGGCACCCGCCTGGCGCGCCCTGCCGTACGACGAGCGCGCGGCCGTCTTCCTCCGCGCCGCCGACCTGCTGGCCGGCCCGTGGCGGGCCCGGCTCGTGGCCGCCACCATGCTCGGGCAGTCCAAGACGTCGTACCAGGCCGAGATCGACGCGGCCTGCGAGCTCATCGACTTCTGGCGCTTCAACGTCCACTTCGGCCGCGAGGTGCTCGCCGAGCAGCCCGTCGCCAACAGCACCGGCATCTGGAACCGCACCGACCACCGCCCGCTCGAGGGCTTCGTCTACGCGATCACGCCGTTCAACTTCACCGCCATCGCGGCCAACCTGCCCACCGCGCCCGCCCTCATGGGCAACACCGTGGTCTGGAAGCCCAGCCCCACCCAGCAGCGCGCCGCCTCGCTGACCATGGACCTGCTGCGCGAGGCCGGCCTCCCGCCGGGCGTCATCAACATGGTCACCGGCAACGGCCTGGCCGTCAGCGAGGTCGTGCTCGACCAGCCCGACCTGGCCGGCATCCACTTCACCGGCTCCACCCCGACCTTCCGGCACCTGTGGCGCGAGACGGCGCAGCGGCTGGACACCTACGCGTCGTACCCGCGGCTGGTGGGCGAGACCGGCGGCAAGGACTTCGTGCTCGCCGCCCCCGACGCCGACCCGGTCGCGCTGCGCACCGCGCTGATCCGCGGCTCCTTCGAGTACCAGGGCCAGAAGTGCTCGGCCGCCTCGCGCGCGTACGTCCCCTCCAGCCTGTGGGAGCAGATCCGCGACGACCTCGCCGAGACCGTCGACGCGCTGCCCATGGGCGACGTGCGCGACCACCGCAACTTCATCGGCGCGGTCATCGACGAGCGCGCGTTCGCCAAGCACCGCGCCGTCCTCGACGAGGCCCAGGCCGACCCGAAGGTCGAGGTCGTCGCCGGCGGCACGTACGACGACAGCAAGGGCTGGTTCGTCCGGCCCACCGTGCTGCGCATCGACGACCCCGAGCACCCCGCGTTCAGCACCGAGTTCTTCGGGCCGATCCTGGCCGTCCACGTCTACGACGACAGCCTGCCCGGCGCCCTCGACGCGATCGCCGACCTCGTGGACGCGACGTCGCCGTACGCGCTGACGGGGGCGGTGTTCGCGACCGACCGCACCGTCGTCCACCGGCTCTCGGAGCGGCTGCGCTTCGCGGCCGGCAACTTCTACGTCAACGACAAGCCCACCGGCGCCGTCGTCGGCCAGCAGCCCTTCGGCGGCGGCCGTGCCTCGGGCACCAACGACAAGGCCGGCGCCGCCACCAACCTCCTGCGCTGGACCAGCCCCCGCTCGATCAAGGAGACCTTCGTCCCTGCCGTCGACCACGCCTACCCGCACATGCAGGACCCCCGCGAGGTCGACCTCACCGACCGGGTCTGGTGA
- a CDS encoding MurR/RpiR family transcriptional regulator — protein sequence MTDIPGGHASVRKLLMATLDELSNSERKVGRALLAQYPTAGLTTVVDLASAASVSPPTVVRFVTRLGFPGFPAFQRALVHELNGELGSPLKQYPEKVGPSEEGVLTETHQAFAAMLSASYDELPESEFAKLVKLLCDPGREVRVAGGRFSSSVSEYLVAHLRLLRSGVHHVSNDDLDRRTTMADASASTVFVIYDYRRYTEQNLVFAERMAARGATVCLMTDNWLSPIAKIARVVLPTRVDSASPFDSLVASMALTESIVAAVAAELGEAGVKRLELLEESAE from the coding sequence GTGACGGACATCCCTGGTGGGCATGCGTCGGTGCGCAAGCTGCTCATGGCGACCCTCGACGAGCTCAGCAACAGCGAGCGCAAGGTCGGCCGAGCGCTCCTCGCGCAGTACCCGACCGCCGGCCTGACCACGGTCGTCGACCTCGCGTCGGCGGCCTCGGTCAGCCCCCCGACGGTGGTGCGCTTCGTGACCCGCCTGGGCTTCCCCGGCTTCCCCGCCTTCCAGCGGGCCCTGGTGCACGAGCTCAACGGCGAGCTGGGCTCGCCGCTGAAGCAGTACCCCGAGAAGGTCGGTCCCTCCGAGGAGGGCGTCCTGACCGAGACCCACCAGGCGTTCGCGGCGATGCTCTCGGCGTCGTACGACGAGCTGCCGGAGTCGGAGTTCGCCAAGCTGGTCAAGCTCCTGTGCGACCCGGGCCGCGAGGTCCGGGTCGCCGGCGGCCGGTTCAGCAGCTCGGTCTCGGAGTACCTCGTCGCCCACCTGCGCCTGCTTCGCTCGGGCGTCCACCACGTCAGCAACGACGACCTCGATCGTCGTACGACGATGGCGGACGCGTCGGCCAGCACGGTGTTCGTGATCTACGACTACCGCCGCTACACCGAGCAGAACCTCGTCTTCGCCGAGCGCATGGCCGCCCGCGGCGCGACCGTCTGCCTGATGACCGACAACTGGCTCTCGCCGATCGCCAAGATCGCGCGCGTCGTCCTCCCGACCCGCGTCGACTCGGCCTCGCCGTTCGACTCGCTGGTCGCGTCGATGGCGCTCACCGAGAGCATCGTCGCGGCGGTCGCGGCCGAGCTCGGCGAGGCGGGCGTCAAGCGGCTGGAGCTGCTGGAGGAGTCCGCGGAGTAG
- a CDS encoding serine/threonine-protein kinase, with protein sequence MRVPSVGDQLGRYHLDRVLGQGGMGVVFAATDPRLQRTVAVKVITGTLARSPEFRQRFQDEAAVLARLDSPHVITIHDHDEVDGTPYIVTQYVDGRDLWSWLRERGPMPARQALQLCAQLARGLADAHRAGVVHRDVKPSNILIRDPGTPDQHGYLCDFGIARADGIDSPAPTAAGTVAGSWSYLAPERSDGAPASPASDVYALGCVLWACLTGREPYQGSEVQVALAHQQAPIPRLAGDSAFTTEVNAVLGRALAKDPARRYPDATAFREDLERLAALAPPDTLEGAPAGPPPPPPPPRSAPSSSSRRSRGPLVVAGIVALALVLVAGGITGWLLTRDDDEPAAEPDAGIAGDLTGDDYGDVLIHQTRFEALSPLSTWTVPSTGVQFGSPLRAGAEVGRPLLADVDGDRRTDVVWLDEDDDRMSIVVVPGKGERWTAELDLDPAFDIKDFNAAAGDLDGDGKDDLILFGDASDDADGLHVALAGDKAFAAPEQWYTAPLSQSLPVAGDFDGDGKDEVVYFARDDAQEANIMRVLRPEDGKLVEASSKVIGGAAVNPLLVSWLPGDVDHDGADELVAANATGRAIFVYDIVDDTVAPRTRWFSAQVATDDARKALYDSGIAGEGLSDVDGDGDADFVTLRYRENNGAKDDGLVLWVQLSDGTSFGEPEQWGELGCAPECDDGFAIVR encoded by the coding sequence ATGCGCGTGCCCAGCGTCGGCGACCAGCTCGGCCGATACCACCTGGACCGGGTCCTCGGCCAGGGCGGCATGGGCGTCGTCTTCGCCGCGACCGATCCGCGGCTCCAGCGGACGGTCGCGGTCAAGGTGATCACCGGGACGCTCGCCCGGTCGCCGGAGTTCCGGCAGCGCTTCCAGGACGAGGCCGCGGTCCTCGCCCGGCTCGACTCGCCGCACGTGATCACGATCCACGACCACGACGAGGTCGACGGGACGCCGTACATCGTCACGCAGTACGTCGACGGCCGCGACCTGTGGAGCTGGCTGCGCGAGCGCGGCCCGATGCCGGCCCGGCAGGCACTCCAGCTCTGCGCCCAGCTGGCGCGCGGACTGGCCGACGCCCACCGGGCCGGCGTCGTCCACCGCGACGTGAAGCCGTCCAACATCCTGATCCGCGACCCCGGGACCCCCGACCAGCACGGCTACCTGTGCGACTTCGGGATCGCCCGCGCCGACGGCATCGACAGCCCCGCCCCCACCGCGGCCGGCACCGTCGCCGGCTCCTGGTCCTACCTCGCGCCGGAGCGCTCCGACGGCGCGCCCGCCTCGCCCGCGAGCGACGTCTACGCCCTCGGCTGCGTGCTGTGGGCCTGCCTGACCGGGCGCGAGCCGTACCAGGGCAGCGAGGTCCAGGTGGCGCTCGCCCACCAGCAGGCCCCGATCCCACGGCTCGCCGGCGACTCGGCGTTCACCACCGAGGTCAACGCCGTCCTCGGCCGGGCGCTGGCCAAGGACCCGGCCCGGCGCTATCCCGACGCCACCGCCTTCCGCGAGGACCTCGAGCGGCTCGCCGCCCTCGCCCCGCCGGACACCCTCGAGGGCGCTCCGGCCGGGCCGCCGCCCCCGCCTCCGCCGCCGCGGTCGGCTCCGTCCTCGTCGTCGCGGCGCTCCCGAGGTCCGCTGGTCGTGGCCGGGATCGTCGCGCTCGCGCTCGTCCTCGTCGCGGGCGGGATCACCGGCTGGCTGCTCACCCGCGACGACGACGAGCCGGCCGCGGAGCCCGACGCGGGCATCGCCGGCGACCTGACCGGCGACGACTACGGCGACGTACTGATCCACCAGACCCGGTTCGAGGCGCTCAGCCCGCTCTCGACCTGGACGGTGCCGTCGACCGGCGTCCAGTTCGGCTCGCCCCTCCGGGCCGGCGCCGAGGTCGGCCGCCCGCTCCTCGCGGACGTCGACGGCGACCGTCGTACCGATGTCGTGTGGCTCGACGAGGACGACGACCGGATGAGCATCGTGGTCGTGCCCGGCAAGGGCGAGCGGTGGACGGCCGAGCTCGACCTCGACCCGGCGTTCGACATCAAGGACTTCAACGCCGCGGCCGGCGATCTCGACGGCGACGGCAAGGACGACCTGATCCTGTTCGGCGACGCCTCCGACGACGCCGACGGCCTGCACGTCGCGCTCGCCGGGGACAAGGCCTTCGCAGCCCCGGAGCAGTGGTACACCGCGCCCCTGTCCCAGAGCCTCCCGGTGGCCGGCGACTTCGACGGCGACGGCAAGGACGAGGTCGTCTACTTCGCCCGCGACGACGCCCAGGAGGCCAACATCATGCGGGTGCTCCGGCCCGAGGACGGCAAGCTCGTCGAGGCCAGCAGCAAGGTCATCGGCGGCGCCGCCGTCAACCCGCTCCTCGTCTCCTGGCTCCCCGGCGACGTCGACCACGACGGTGCCGACGAGCTCGTCGCCGCCAACGCCACCGGCCGGGCGATCTTCGTCTACGACATCGTCGACGACACCGTCGCCCCCCGCACCCGCTGGTTCTCCGCCCAGGTCGCCACCGATGACGCCCGCAAGGCGCTCTACGACAGCGGCATCGCCGGCGAGGGCCTCAGCGACGTCGACGGTGACGGCGACGCCGACTTCGTCACCCTCCGCTACCGCGAGAACAACGGCGCCAAGGACGACGGCCTCGTCCTCTGGGTCCAGCTCTCCGACGGGACGTCCTTCGGCGAGCCGGAGCAGTGGGGCGAGCTGGGCTGCGCCCCCGAGTGCGACGACGGGTTCGCGATCGTCAGGTGA